The nucleotide window ATCTAACCGCCACACCCCAGGAAACCCTCATCTACCTCCTCGACGAAGCCCTCGACCTCTGGTCCGCCATCCTAATGCAAACGCCGGCCCCCGCGTCCCCCGAAATCCTCTCGCTGATCCCAgccctcttccccatcttcgAAGCCGCGACCGACAGCGTCCCCCAGGCCCTCCAAATCGCCGAATCCTACATCCTGCTCGCCCCACAAGAAATCCTCAGCGACCGCATCcgcttccccctcctcgtctcctTCGAAACCCTCCTGAAACTCACCACCAAGCAACGCCTCGGCGTCGTCCCCCGCCTCGTCgaactcctcctccgcggcgCCAACACCGTCGACAACGGCAGCGAAACCACCTACAGCATCATCACACGCTCCCTCCTCGACAGCTCCTTCCTGCCCGCCCTGCTCGAAGGCCTCCACTCCGCCCACGAAGCCAGCCAAACCACCGGCCCGAACCGCAAACAAACCTCCGTCTACGGCGTCGTCGAAACAGACTACTTCTCCGTCCTGGCGCGTCTCGCCCTCGCCTACCCCAAGATCTTCACGTCCGCCgtctccgccgccaccaaCAGTCCCGAGGAATCCGTCCTCTCATGGCTCCTCACAGAATGGTTCCTCCACTACGATAACATCGGCAGCTCCACGCAGAAGAAACTCCACGCTCTGGCCCTCACTCAACTCCTTACCATCAACGGACCGGACTCTCAGCCCCCGCCTTATCTTCTCAATAACCTCCAGTCCTATCTAACCATGTGGACCGACATCGTCACTGAACTCGCCGAAGGCGCACACGATGGTAGTGGGGGTAATACTGATGATCCTCGTGGGGGTAGTGATTACTTGATCTACTGGAATAATGCCCAGACGGGGGCTGTTGATGAGCATGAGCCGCCGGAGAATGTGCGGCGTAGGGAATGGGATAACGAGGATGTGCTGCATAAGGTCAATATTCGGGACTTTATTCGGGAGAGATTGCATTCGTTGATTGTCGGGTGTGGTGGGGAGCAGAGGTTTCAGGAGGAGTGGTTGCTCAATGTTGATCGGGAGGTGGTTGCGTCGTTTGGGGctttggggttgttgtagaTCTGGAATTACGTTGAGATTTGTGGATGGTAGGAAGGgatggaagggagagagtggTGACTTGACATTTGTGTTCGCCCGTGTGTCATATCGTCTACTGGACAGTAACTTGCATCTTTATGGGATAGCATACTCTACATAGTTGAATACCCCTTACATAGATAGTAGCTCTGACTTGAGAGCTGAGCAATGGAATTACCATGCGAGTCTGActttagtaagtagtgtagAGGAaaaggtaataataataataaggaATGCAAGACTCAGTAAACAACAGTACCAGACGGGTTAAGCCCATTTATGAATCACGACAAATATGAAAGAATGACCAAGGACATCTTGGAGTAAAATCCAAACGTTCAAACACCAAGTTGACCGTTCAAGAACACTGGTGGGGGTATTGTCTATCAGTAGGCGAGGTAGGGAAGAGTTGATTAGCCAGAAGGTCTTGCATGTCCCATCCCGGGGCACCCTCGGTCTTCCAGGTCCAGAAGAGCCATCCGCTCTTCATCTCGTAAGCCTCCAGCTGAGCCTCAATGTAACGACGGGTGTTCGCTTTCTCTTCAGGTGAGAAATCAGCTACAGAACCCGTGCTCTTGCCCGTGCAGTCACCGTACTTGGTGGTGGACATGTATGTGCCATCGTAGCGAGCGGCATTACCAACACCGTTGAGATATTTGGCACAGTCAGTCAGAGCACCGGTCCATTCACCCACGACGACGGGCTTATCTGATTGCATCGTGTGCTGTGTGGCGAGAGAACACGCCGTTTTGACATGGTCATCGATGCTCATAGAAAGCAACCCGGTGTCAAATACTTGATAGTGATGCGTATCCATGGCAACATTGCTACCCTGCATGAAGCCGTTCCAGGACTCTACAGGCTGAAAGCCGTCCGACATGAACAAGGTAGTAGAGGGGTTGAGACGCTGGACATCGGCCAAAGCGCCGTAATAGTAGTTCTTGAGGCCACCCTCGTCTACGCCACCAGGAATGTTGGGTTCGTTGATGGCCTCGATCGCTGTGACGGTATCGGACTGAGCGTAACGTCTTGCAAGGGCGTCAAATGCGGTCATGGTCTGGTTGACCGTGTTCCCTTGCTGCCATTGGATGGGGCCTCGGTGTCCACTATTGTCAAAACCATTCTGAGAGCCCGGCGCTATGTTTCTGTCAGCAACCCAGAAATGAATTGCGCATGAAATCTCACAACTTACCACCATGCAGATCAACGACAACCTTGAGACCAGCAGCTCTAGCCCAGGTGACCGCTTGGTCGAGATAGTCGATCTGACCGCTGACATATGGCTCACCATCAATGGGAGCAACGGCCCAGTATCCAATAGGAATGCGGACATGATTCAGTCCTGCCTGAGCCATCCGGTCAAAATCACTTTGCGTGACGAACGAGCTCCAGTGAGACGACAATTTGGCCTTAGCTTCGTCCTGGCCCAGCGTCTGACACAGCGTCCATTCATCTACCGCACCACCCCCCGTACTGTCATAAAGTGAAGGTGTAATCCATGGCTCGGtcaccagccagccacctAGATTGACACCTCGGACTATCTGACTCTTGTAATCGAAAGAGCTTGCGTTGCTTTGCCGGCGCCTATACTCAACATTAAGTCAAAGACCACAAACAGAAGGGAGAAGCTGGACAGATCCGGCACAACTCACACTCGCGGCACAGCTTGTGCACTAGCAGCCAAAAGAGACAACGCCAAAAGCGCCTTCTTTACACCTTCCACAAACATATTGAGACACGGTTCGGATGAAGAATCAGCGAAAGATATCAGAAGGCTGGGATAGGATAATGCCGTCTATGGGAAGCCAGCACCGGATAGGATGGAATTCGCCTGCTTTAAGTAGAAGAGGCTGAACACGCTAGCTGTCAATCGACCGCAAGCAAACGACAAGCCGTCTCTCAGATCTGGATCGCCAAATGATCTGCAGAAATCTTAATATCAACTGGTCTGTTTGCAGTTGCCGATCTCCAAGTCAACCACGACCTCCGCACTTGATCGTGAGATGAGACCCACCGAAAGCAGATGCACGACAAAGCGGTGCTCGTAAGGATAGTAGATAAGGTTGAGGGAGAATGATCCACAATAGAAAATGTGGAGAACTGGTTGTCTCTACTTTCCCGTGTCGTCGACAATGTTACAGCACCGCAATGACAGCAGAAAGCTGTCTAGACTTAGCACTGAAGTAAGACTTATTGATGTGTTGGATATCGATTCAGGCCGGCTGCATGGAAATACAGGATACGTGGACTTAGGCGCAGTGAAGTCACTCTGACAGTGCAATAGATTTGAAGAATATAAACAGGGGAAAGGAGGACAGAAACTGAGCACTGGTGATATAAGAGTGAGCCGGACACTCGCAGTCAAGATTTGCTAGGTCCTCGCCCATCTATGGTTTGGATGGGAGGACTCTACCACTCAATTCGCGTGGTTGAGGAAGGAACGGCCCAGCCAAGACTCGTTCTCAAGGCACAGATGCGGCATTTGCATCGTTTTGGGCATTTACAGCCACTGTCGGCCAGGGGAGGCAAGGTAGAGAGACTCTGCCGCGGTGTAACATCTTCACCAATAACCCAGCTAATAGCTGCAGTAGCCTTACATGTAGCCAGGGGTCAATGCAACTGCTATGCAGTGCGCATGACCTGCGGTATCATCGTCAAGAGCAaccatcgtcgtcttcatccgcATGGAGCTGTTCGATGTCTATTGTTGCGTACTATTCTGGGGGTGGGTAACATCTCCGCGTGAGCAACGTGGCAAGTCATTGTGTGATGCTCGATCCGGCGAGTatccagaggaagaggatacAGATCCGGAAGGCAATTACCAGAGGATAGTGCCGAGCCAAGACGAGGAAAGTAAGTATcgaaggaaaggaatgaagagggaaaggtTAAAAGCCCAAGAGCAAGTAGAAGAACTAGAACATGGCGGGGACGGATCCGGTGACACCCCATCACGTGGCCCCCTTCCAAGCTGGAATCTTGCTCCCCCGCGCATCCAAGTTGAATCTGGAATCCGAAACAAGTTGCGTCTTCATCATTACGACGCATAGATCTCCCCAATTGGACCATGGTACGAGATCAGGAGTTCAAACGAGTGACCGGCTCATCACCCTGCCAAGGAACTTACTTCAACCTCCTTCCCAGGCACGCCCCAGGAGTTCGCGTCAGGCAACAGCAATTAAATGACTAACAGCTTTCCCTTGGTTAACTATTCCTCCGGACTCCATACCTCAGCCGCAGTGGATTCCAACGGTCGATAGTGTCTTGAAGTGGACGAACACCTGAATGATTAGGGGTgaatcatcctccatcctttCATACTCTACCACCAATCGAATCAATATGGGGACTGTGATTATATTTCAGGGGAACTATGGCCCCCAAAGACCCAATGCCCACTTCTATACTAAATGGTGGAATCCAGTCCTATCATCTAGAAGCCCTGTTTAACAAGCCTTCTGGACAAATCATGAGCTCGAGTCAACTTCATTGGACTCGGATAAAGAACTCGAAGCggtttttttctccttcgaGGCTAGGGGGCGGATACTAATGCGGAGAATTGCCCGGTAGACGTATGCGGCTGGGGACCAGGCCGAGCCACTTATGGAGCAAGTAATGCTGCTAGTTATACGGAAGAGAACGGAGGAATAGAGAGCCACCACATCTGAGAAATGCCCTTGCCCCTGAGCATGGTGACGATGAACAACCCAACTGCCGACGCTAAGTCGGCTCAGAGATCCGGACCGCCTCGCCGCCATCCCGTCTAGTGTGGCCTTGTTTGTGCCAACTTGGTTAGCGAATACTCCTTTGCCATATTCAGATGGACATTACTTACCGGCTTCTCGAACAGGGCGGCGGATGAGACTTCTGCCTACGCAGGTCAAGGTTGAGCACATGGACCatgtggttgaggaggctGTGGTAGGACCTCACGAACTTTCGGATGGAAGCTTCATGTCTCATTTTACCCACCCTTCCGCTCTCGATTTAGATAGATTATGTGACTGCTTGCTGTTGCTCTCCTTAACCCTCGAATACCGTAGATGACATTACTAAAAGCTCAGATCCAAGTCTCTCGGAACTCGGAACCACGCATTGGAGACCCATAGTAACATAACCCCTACGTACGACTGCTACTCCGCTTCTGCTATCAGTCGGACCATCAAGACAATGGCAAAACATGCCTAACGGTGGTTTCAGAAATGCCGATCGTGGCGACAGCGGCGCTTTCATCTGTAGTCACGAGTACGTATcaacaaaagaaagagcgGTGACCGTACCTGTCAGTGCGCACGCGAGTAGCGACTCTTTTCTCCGGTACCGACGCTCCTGTAATATGTGCCTGTAGATCAAATCCGTGATTTCGCCTACGTTTTACCTAGCCCAGGACCAAGAACAGTAGGTGGACTGGGATGACAGAGCAAGAAGTGATTGGAGGCGGACCCCTAATGGAAGGCAAATGGAAAAGAGTCCGACGTTCTTTGTCGAGATCTCTGGTTTGGATCTAGCGAACGGAACTGTTGCTGATCAGCGAATAATGACCATGGATCTTTACTTAAGATGGGCAGTTAACGGTAGGGAGTACCACACGGTTCTTGGCGGCCGCCTGCATCTCGGAAGCAATCAACATTCGATGTGCTGATGCGTAGCGTCTAGTGGACTAGGGTCAGATAACCATATTCGGACATCAGGCCTTTGGTGCCCGGCCGAGTCGGCGCAGATGTGACGGGATTTTTCTCCAAATTAGCCATTCCACTTCCAAGGGGAAACAATACCCGTCAGTGGAATCCAGTTGCCGGGTATAACCAGCGTATCGAATTGTGTAGCAGGTATCCATTTGGCGGGTGGACCGACCCATTCGTTTCAACGGCACTGGACCGCAGCGGACCGGAAGTCTGTGAGGCTGGCCTCGAACACACGGGAACCTCCTGCTTCGTATGTTGCCCACGGCCCTGTAGCCATTCAAGGAAGTTGTATTCAAGCGAATGGATGTGAGTACTATGACTACCCACGGTCTGCAAGGAAAAGACCATCCGGAAAGCTTGTAATCTGTGGAGCTGGGAATGATTTGGTTGCCCAAGATGGTTTGCCCACGCGGTCGGCTACTATGGGGCACCATTTCCATTAGCATTACGGACTCCAcaggaagggaggaagagaatatTGCCTGCACTGGCAGACACTATTATGGCGTTGGAGCAGAATTAGAGCCATACGCACGCTGAACCAGTGATTGGTCAGGTTGACATCATAGCTTGTAGTGGAGCGTCTCAGGCCAGATGATGGCAAGGTAAGTAGACTAAGATAGGAGGAGGTTGTAAGATTGACTACTACTTCGTACGATCTTCTCAACTGCCGGGTAAGCGAAAGTGCCCAGCGATGATGTGAGGGGTCAGACTCCATCtaaggatgacgatgacgatagCATACTGGTGAAGCAGCGATTGCACTCAGAGTGAGGAGGACAACGGAAAGGCAATCCGAGAGTCGTGTGATCCACGGGAGACCTCAGTTGGTTGAGTTTGGATGGAATATGTCTATATGGCCTGATGTTTTAAGGAGAACCCGGTTCGACGCGATCAACTGCAGCACAGCCAATCGGATACGAGCTTAGTCACCCGTCCCGACAGATCACATCCTCGACACTTTTTGGGCTGGACTGAAGAGAGAGATACCTCACATTAATATACGGGGCAATATATCTGACTTAGGTCGCAAGGAGAGACAGAATTCTGGTTAATCAAATTGATGCATCGGTTGACCACAGACTCACTCATCTATCTAGACATTCCTTGAAGACGGAGCAGGGGTATGGGTCACGAGCGAAGATGAAAGTCGcagtactccgtaggtactccgtagtaaaCTAGtagtgaagatgagaaatACCACCGCGGTCCATGTTTAGACTCGGTCGCGCATCGGCTCCGACTCGTTTTGAGCCCGGCGGAGAAAGGGTTGGAGCCCAGATGACGACTGAGAGGGCGTTATTCCCGATGTTCTGAGGCGTTtgccccttcttcctctcttcttcccgcctAAGCGCCCTTACAGGGAAGCATCGAGATTATTTGCAGCCATTCCGATTAGCTGTCCATCAATTAGCGGACCCTCACTGGGTTGTGCCATCGACCTTTGGGCGAGCGTGTCATTCGGCAGCTTCCTTTGCACTAGTagcatcttctctccaaaGTCAATTTTCTGGAGCCTTGAATTAGACGACCCTCTTGCTCatcataatttttttttgatgcatttttgcttttttctgttCCTCTTTGGTGTGTCGTGGTTACTGAGAAAATCTGTAGGCTGTCAATCAGCTGCGTCGAATTGCCCCACGGCTCCAGACTGTCATGAAGAGTCTGGCCCGACACTGCCGGTTGAGTGgtcttttcttgtttctgTCCCGGCCAGAACAGCAGGCTGTGATCAAAGAATTGAAGCAGAAGGTGGTATAATCTCATAGATACTGTGTAAGCGTGTTAGGACGAACAAactaaaaagattaaaataagaataaaaataaaaaccaTCAGCATCAGGTGCACTAAGTCGGTTTAAAGGCCGCATCAGACCACCAAGACTCCTCAAGGCACCAGATACTGACGGCAGGGAATAATATCGCCAAGGTTCGGGATCCCCCGTGGCCGTTGCGCGCTGTCTGGGCTGATGTTGGAACTTGggtctctttcctctcctagCCTGAAACCCCGTTGTCTTGCTTTTTTCCCTTGTGCCCACCATCACGATGGGTccgctcttctccctccccccttcccgCGTGGAGGAGGGTCGGATGTCGGACTTGCTTGACTAACATCCATGTGTTGGGTCTCCCATTTGATATCCAGTCCAGTGGCCATGCATCCTTAGCCAACCCTATATAATCGCATGATGTCTCCATGCCTCCCACAAAATCTCAGTCCTCCCATTTTTCCATCTTCGACCTTCCAAGCTTCGATTTGACCCCAGGGGTTCGTGAAAAGCAATCAACCGCCCCTCTCGATCTAACCGAGACATCTTTTATCTTACCTGTTCCTCGAATATCCACTCATACACCCCCTCCTGCAAAGCCGAGGCTCCCAAAATGGAATTCACTCGCGAGCCCAATCGACCAATGAAGCATGTCGACCGCAAAGCCCTGTACACCCGCCTAGAGGCGCGCATCACGTACCTGCGAGACTTCCTGGACTTCAATTCAAGTTCGTCCACTTGCAACCTCGTTGCCTTCAATCATCAACTAACCGCATGGGTGTAGGTGACGTCGAGGCATTGGTGGCAGGCTCCAAGTATATCAAGGCCCTGATCCCTGCCGTGGTCAACATCGTTTATAAGAAACTTCTCGAGTCCGACATCACCGCTCGTGCCTTCCACACTAGAGATACCGCCGACGATACCCCAGTT belongs to Aspergillus luchuensis IFO 4308 DNA, chromosome 3, nearly complete sequence and includes:
- the exg1 gene encoding glucan 1,3-beta-glucosidase (CAZy:GH5;~COG:G;~EggNog:ENOG410PJVJ;~InterPro:IPR017853,IPR001547;~PFAM:PF00150;~SECRETED:SignalP(1-22);~go_function: GO:0004553 - hydrolase activity, hydrolyzing O-glycosyl compounds [Evidence IEA];~go_process: GO:0071704 - organic substance metabolic process [Evidence IEA]), translated to MFVEGVKKALLALSLLAASAQAVPRVRRQSNASSFDYKSQIVRGVNLGGWLVTEPWITPSLYDSTGGGAVDEWTLCQTLGQDEAKAKLSSHWSSFVTQSDFDRMAQAGLNHVRIPIGYWAVAPIDGEPYVSGQIDYLDQAVTWARAAGLKVVVDLHGAPGSQNGFDNSGHRGPIQWQQGNTVNQTMTAFDALARRYAQSDTVTAIEAINEPNIPGGVDEGGLKNYYYGALADVQRLNPSTTLFMSDGFQPVESWNGFMQGSNVAMDTHHYQVFDTGLLSMSIDDHVKTACSLATQHTMQSDKPVVVGEWTGALTDCAKYLNGVGNAARYDGTYMSTTKYGDCTGKSTGSVADFSPEEKANTRRYIEAQLEAYEMKSGWLFWTWKTEGAPGWDMQDLLANQLFPTSPTDRQYPHQCS